TCGTCGCGCTATCGCAAGACGGCGAAGTTTTCTGGAAAGCTTGGACGGCCGATTGACCCGTATGAACGCGGACGAATCTTGGGCTGACAAGCGTTACGCTGAACTTGAGGCTGAAGTTGAAGCCGTAGGTGCGCGTTTGGGCCGCGGGCCGCTGGCTCGCTTGTTTGGCTCGGACGACAGCCGAAGGCGCGAGGGAAATTTAACAACAGCATTGATGGCAAGTAAACATCGGCTACTGCTACTACAAGGCGATCCGGGCTCGGGGAAGAGCGTTGCGCTTAGGCACGTAGCAGGTCGGTTGACGAACGCAGCCCGGAAGACACGGCGGAATCATGTGGTTATTCCGCTTTATATCAGCCTTAAACAATTCAGGCCAGGTCAAGACGATGTCACGGGTACTGACATCCGAAATTTCATCCTCGAGACTATGTCTTCCGCCCTAGATGACCAACGGCAAGTGAAGTACTTCAAGGAGCACTTCGACGAGGGACTTGAGAAGGGTCTGTGGCTTTTTCTCTTCGACAGCTTTGATGAGATACCAGAAATTCTCAGCGCCGTGGAGGTTGACGCCACAGTGCGACGTTACGCTCAGGCAATAGAGCAGTTCATGAATGGCGTTAGCCCCTGTCGAGGAATGTTAGCCTCCCGCGAATACAGGGGACCGCAAGAGCTGGCCTGGCCGAAATTTTGGATCGTACCTTTGTCGGAACGTCGGCGAACTGCCTTCATTAAGAAGGCGGCTCTTGATGTTGTCGCGGAAAGGATTCTGTTCAATGAATTACCGAATGCAACGACCAGTATTAGAGCTCTCTCCGATAATCCGCTAGTGTTGGGCCTGTTGTGCGAATATGTTGAAAATGAACGGCACTTCCCTGAGACCTCGCATAGTGTCTTTGAATCACATGTCGTACGCTCATTCGGAGAAGATGGCGCTGAGATTCTCGCACGGTTTCAAATGGACGCTGTTGAAATCCGCGATATCGCGGAGAAGGTAGCCTTCTGCATGGCAGCGGAACCTGGCTTGGGGCTCAGTGCGACTGAGCCTAAATTGCTGGCAGGCCTGAGAAAGCAGGGGTTCATAGTTACTCAGAGCAGTCTGATGATGGCAATGGGGGCCTTACGATTTGTTAGGCTAGCCCGTACCGAGGATCGGTTTTCGCCACTCGATCCCACTACGCTTACCTTTTCCCACCGACGATTCCAGGAATACTTCGCTACTTGTCTAGTGTTGCGGGAACCTCAGCGGGTGTCCGAACAGGATCTTCTGCTAGACGGCAGATGGCGTGAGACTGCGGTAACCGTATTGCAGATGCAGCCGGCTGACAAGACCGATGCTTTGCTCGCAGAGGCTGATCGCTTCCTAAGGCAAGTTTCGGCGTTACCGCCTGATACCGCACTCTCTGACGCTAAAAACACTCACCCATTCATCTGGCCGCGTGGCGCACTGCACGTTTTAGGCCTGCTCGATGCAGGCTGGAACGGCCGTGTTGCGCCTACCAGGCATCAAGTGAAGGACCGGAGTGGGCAACTGCTTAAAGACGCAGCCACGCGCGGCCTTATCATCGACTTGAAGTGGGCGATCGATACGGCGGGGGCCGCCCCGGAGAAAACCCTTTTGTTCTTGTTGCGACGCGCCTCACAAAGCGGCAGTGGGTGGCTTCGGGAGTCTGCGTTCCGTCAGCTTGGTCGCCTCAAACCGCTACCCGCGGACCTCGCGCGCGAGATTCGCCTAGGCCTCCTAACTTATGCAGTAGGTGGCCGCTTACGCCGGGACTCCCTAGCTGTCAATGCTCAGCTAAAACGAGTTGACGGTGCCAAGGACTTCTTGTCTAGCAAGCGACTGCTGGTCGCAGTGCCATTTGTGGACTTCGCAATTCATCTCGTGGTACTTGCGTTTGGCGCTGTTCTAGCTTCAAGTGTCTCTAGCTTCGCTGGCGTCCTGTTTATAGGATTGATTTCGCATGCCTCTCTATATGTTCTGAGAGCTACGACGTTTTTCGCCTGGTCCGCTGATCAAATGAAGTTCCCAGTGATGGCAAGTATCCGCTCCTTGGCTCCAGGCGTAAGACGTATTGGTAACGATGAAAGCGTAAGTGCCAAATTTGTTGCTATAGACAGCATATTAGTAGCTTACTTTGCCTTCGCGTTGCGCTTCATATTTGTGCCGCTGAGTGTAAGTGAGGCGCATAGAATGCAGGCAACCTTAAGTGCGGTCGGTTTATTTTTAGTGACCTGGTCATTGTCTGCTCTACTCTGTGTGCGCATCGCCTCCGTTTCGTCAATGGTCTGGGTTGTGCCGCAAATTGTCTTGCTTTACCGAGCAATTCTATCCCTGCCCAGCCTTGTACGTTTCCTCATGAATCGCGGTGTTCGCAATCTTGCCTCCTGGCTATTGGGGACAGTTTTGGCCGTAGTCGCGGTGTCGCTCCTATTGATAGTAGGAATACGCTTCCAAGATAGTCCCGTCGTCAGCTTGGTGCTTACTATCGCAGTAGGACTTGGCGCAGTTTTGTTTCTCGTAGGCCTTATGGTTGCTGTAACTCTACGAATTCGGGACAGACTGTACCTCAGCCGCTGGGAAAGGCGGAATACTCCTGTACGGTCAGCAAATGATGTGATCGCGCACCTTAGGGCGATAAGAACAGAATATGGTACTAGGCGGTACGTGCGGAGCCTACGGATGAACCGAAGGCTTGATAAGTCCTACGAAGGGCCGACCGCGGCATTGGCAGATTTTCTGGCCGCAGTGGAAGCATCTAATACCGCAAAATCTGATGACCGTGAGCACATGAAGAGGGACAAGGAGGAGGAGCGTTGGCCTATTTTCCGAACTGCCGAGTTCCGGGATTGGTCGGCCCAAGAGCCAGCGGTCTTCAAAAGGAAGATGTCAGGAGCTTCTGCGGTGCTGATTGACGAGATAGCCAAGACGCTTGAACAGGTTCGTTGGACTGGTGAAGCAGCGTGAGCACTAGTTAGTGGCCCACTCTGTGCGACCACTGAAGCCGGTGCTAGACCAGCGAGTCGAGCCAGGCGGTGTGCAACGCGGCGTACCGGCCGTCCACGGTGGCGATCAGGTCGGCCGGGGCGCCGTCCTCGACGACCCGGCCGGCGTCGAGCACCAGCACCCGGTCCGCGATCGCCACGGTCGAGAGCCGGTGGGCGATGATCAGGGCGGTGCGCCCACGCAGCACGGTGCGCAGCGCCCGCTGCACCGCCCGCTCGGTCGGGATGTCGAGGCTGGAGGTGGCCTCGTCCAGGATCAGCACCGCCGGGTCGGCCAGGAACGCCCGGGCGAAGGCGATCAGCTGCCGCTGGCCGGCCGACAGCCGGCCGCCGCGCTTGCGGACGTCGGTGTCATAACCGGCCGGCAGTCGCTGGATGAACTCATCGGCGCCGACCGCCCGGGCCGCCTGCTCGATCTCGGCCCGCGACGCCGAGGGCCGGCCGAAGGCGATGTTGTCGGCCACCGATCCGGAGAACAGAAAGCCGTCCTGGGTGATCATGACGACCGCGGTGTGCAGGTCGTGGTCTGACAGCTGGTCCAGCGCGACGCCGTCCAGGCGCACCTGGCCCTCGGTGGGGTCATAGAACCGGCTGATCAGCTTGGCGATGGTGGTCTTGCCCGCGCCGGTGGCGCCGACCAGCGCCACGGTCTGGCCGCTGTCGATGCGCAGGTCGAGCTCGTGCAGCACGGTGCGCGGATGCTCGGCCTTCGGGTCGTAGCTGAACTCCACCGAGTCGAAGCAGACCTCGCCGGCCGTCGGATGCGGCAGCGGCGTCGGGTTCGCCGGCTCGGGCACCGCCGGCTCCTCGGCCAGCACCAGAGCCAGCTTCTCCATCGCGGCGGTCGCTGACTGCAGCGAGTTGTAGAAGATCGCGACGTCTTCCATCGGACCGTAGAACTCTCGCAGGTACAGCAGGAACGCCGTCAGCACGCCGAGCGCCAGGCCCCCTTGCGCGACCCGGTAACCGCCGGCGAAAAGCACCGTCACGGTCGCGACATTGCCGATCAGGGTCACGCCGGGGATGAAGACCGCGTGCAGGTTGAACACCTTGCGGTTGGCGTCACGGTAGTCGGCGTTCAAGGCCTCGAAGATCGCGTCGTTGCGAGGCTCGCGCCGGAACGCCTGCACCGCGCGGATGCCGTTGAAGGTCTCGACGAACTGCACGATCAGCAGCGCCACGCTCTCGCGGGTCCGGCGGAAGGCCACCGTCGAGTGCGCGGAGAACCACCGGAACAGCAGCAGCAGCGGGATCATCGCGGTCAGGGCGATCAGGGCCAGCCACGGATCGAGCACGAGCATCACCACCGAGATCACCACGATGTTGAGCAGCGCGAGCAGCAAGCCGTCCAGGCTGGAGTCCAGCAGCTCGCGCAAGGTGTCGATGTCAGAGGTGAGCCGGCTGATCACCCGACCCGAGGTGAACCGCTCGTGCCAGGAGACGCTCAACCGCTGGGTGTGGTCGAAGACCCGGCGGCGCAGGTCGAACAGGACCGCCTGACCGACCACGGCGGTGCGGCGTAGGAACACCCACTGCAGCACGCCGGCGGTGGTCGCGGCCGTCACCAGCGCCACCGTCAGCTGTGTCAGGGTGCGGTAGTTCCCGTCCAGGGCGTCGGGCAGGCCGTGGTCGATCGCCATCCCGATCAGCCACGGCGCCGCCATCGTGGTGATGACCTGACCGACCACCAGGATCAGCAGGATGATGATCTGGCGCCGGTAGGGCCGGATCAGCTCGAGCAGCAGCCGCCGGGCCTCCGGGTCAAGACGCGGTCGGCCCTCGGCGATCACGGCCTGCTCGTCCTCGGGCTCCTTGCGGTCGTACTGGCCGCGCCACTGCGTGACCGGCACCGGCGCCAGTTGCTCCGCGCCCGGCTCGCCAGGCGGCTGGGCGCTCATACCCGCACCTGCTGAACGTCGTCGGGCAGGTCGTGGGGCAGGTCGTCGCGCAGCTCGCGGTCGCCGTCCTGGGAGAGCAGGCCGCGGTAGGCCGGGTTGGTGGCCATCAGCTCGCTGTGGGTGCCGACGGCGATGATCCGGCCGCCGTCGAGCAGCGCGACCCGGTCAGCGAGCAGCACGGTCGAGGC
This genomic interval from Jatrophihabitans sp. contains the following:
- a CDS encoding ABC transporter ATP-binding protein, whose protein sequence is MSAQPPGEPGAEQLAPVPVTQWRGQYDRKEPEDEQAVIAEGRPRLDPEARRLLLELIRPYRRQIIILLILVVGQVITTMAAPWLIGMAIDHGLPDALDGNYRTLTQLTVALVTAATTAGVLQWVFLRRTAVVGQAVLFDLRRRVFDHTQRLSVSWHERFTSGRVISRLTSDIDTLRELLDSSLDGLLLALLNIVVISVVMLVLDPWLALIALTAMIPLLLLFRWFSAHSTVAFRRTRESVALLIVQFVETFNGIRAVQAFRREPRNDAIFEALNADYRDANRKVFNLHAVFIPGVTLIGNVATVTVLFAGGYRVAQGGLALGVLTAFLLYLREFYGPMEDVAIFYNSLQSATAAMEKLALVLAEEPAVPEPANPTPLPHPTAGEVCFDSVEFSYDPKAEHPRTVLHELDLRIDSGQTVALVGATGAGKTTIAKLISRFYDPTEGQVRLDGVALDQLSDHDLHTAVVMITQDGFLFSGSVADNIAFGRPSASRAEIEQAARAVGADEFIQRLPAGYDTDVRKRGGRLSAGQRQLIAFARAFLADPAVLILDEATSSLDIPTERAVQRALRTVLRGRTALIIAHRLSTVAIADRVLVLDAGRVVEDGAPADLIATVDGRYAALHTAWLDSLV
- a CDS encoding NACHT domain-containing protein, with amino-acid sequence MNADESWADKRYAELEAEVEAVGARLGRGPLARLFGSDDSRRREGNLTTALMASKHRLLLLQGDPGSGKSVALRHVAGRLTNAARKTRRNHVVIPLYISLKQFRPGQDDVTGTDIRNFILETMSSALDDQRQVKYFKEHFDEGLEKGLWLFLFDSFDEIPEILSAVEVDATVRRYAQAIEQFMNGVSPCRGMLASREYRGPQELAWPKFWIVPLSERRRTAFIKKAALDVVAERILFNELPNATTSIRALSDNPLVLGLLCEYVENERHFPETSHSVFESHVVRSFGEDGAEILARFQMDAVEIRDIAEKVAFCMAAEPGLGLSATEPKLLAGLRKQGFIVTQSSLMMAMGALRFVRLARTEDRFSPLDPTTLTFSHRRFQEYFATCLVLREPQRVSEQDLLLDGRWRETAVTVLQMQPADKTDALLAEADRFLRQVSALPPDTALSDAKNTHPFIWPRGALHVLGLLDAGWNGRVAPTRHQVKDRSGQLLKDAATRGLIIDLKWAIDTAGAAPEKTLLFLLRRASQSGSGWLRESAFRQLGRLKPLPADLAREIRLGLLTYAVGGRLRRDSLAVNAQLKRVDGAKDFLSSKRLLVAVPFVDFAIHLVVLAFGAVLASSVSSFAGVLFIGLISHASLYVLRATTFFAWSADQMKFPVMASIRSLAPGVRRIGNDESVSAKFVAIDSILVAYFAFALRFIFVPLSVSEAHRMQATLSAVGLFLVTWSLSALLCVRIASVSSMVWVVPQIVLLYRAILSLPSLVRFLMNRGVRNLASWLLGTVLAVVAVSLLLIVGIRFQDSPVVSLVLTIAVGLGAVLFLVGLMVAVTLRIRDRLYLSRWERRNTPVRSANDVIAHLRAIRTEYGTRRYVRSLRMNRRLDKSYEGPTAALADFLAAVEASNTAKSDDREHMKRDKEEERWPIFRTAEFRDWSAQEPAVFKRKMSGASAVLIDEIAKTLEQVRWTGEAA